GCTGCAGGCCTTTCCGGCTGTCATGGTGGTGTCCATGACGGGTCAGGGGCACACGCACGGGCACGCGGAGGACCACACTGCCGGCCGTCCCGGCGGGCCCGCGGGCGATCGCGGACACGAACACGGGAACCTGCACGGGCGGGGTCAGGGCCACGGCCGTGGACACCATCACCATCACCATCACGGCGAGCGCATCGACGCGGCCCTCGAAGGCTCGGCCGAAGGGCTGCGCACCCTCTGGCTCTCCTTCGCCGTCCTGACCGCGACCACCGCCGTCCAGGCGGTCATCGCGGCGCTGTCGGGGTCGGTCGCGCTGCTGGGCGACACCGTCCACAACGCGACCGACGCGCTCACCGCGCTGCCGCTCGCCCTGGCGTTCGTACTGGGCCGGCGCGCCGCCACCCGGCGCTACACCTACGGTTTCGGCCGTGCCGAGGACCTGGCGGGGGTCTTCGTCGTCCTGGTGATCGCCGCCTCCGCCGCCTTCGCCGGGTACGAGGCGGTCCGGCGGCTGCTGGACCCCCAGGACGTCACGCACCTCCCGGCGGTCGCGGCGGCCGGGCTCGTGGGGTTCGCGGGAAACGAGTGGGTGGCGAGGGTCCGCATCCGCACGGGGCGCCGCATCGGCTCCGCCGCGCTCGTCGCGGACGGACTGCACGCCCGCACCGACGGGTTCACCTCCCTCGCCGTACTGCTCGGCGCCGGCGGCGCGGCACTGGGCTGGCGGTACGCGGATCCCCTCATCGGCCTCGTCATCACCGGGGCGATCCTCCTCGTGTTGCGTGGCGCGGCCCGCGAGATCTGGCACCGTCTGATGGACGCCGTGGATCCGGCCCTGGTCGACGCGGCCGAGCACGCGCTCGCCCACGTGGCGGGCGTACGGGCCGTGGGGGCCGTGCGGATGCGGTGGATCGGGCACACGCTGCGCGCGGAGACGTCGGTCGAAGTCGACCCGGGGCTCACGGTCGTACAGGCCCACGCCGTGGCGGTCGCCGCCGAACACGCCCTGCTCCACGCGGTGCCCCGGCTGGCGGGCACGACCGTCCACATCGACCACGCGGGCACGGCCGGCCAGGACCCGCATGCCGAGCTGGACCACCACATCGCCCGGTGACCGCCCGGATCGGCCACCTGCCGGCTCGGTGGTGTGACCGCCTCACCCCGACGACCGCCCGGCCCGGCCGCGCAAGTCACCCGGTGACCGTCCGCCGCCCTCGATGCGGTGCCCGTGCCCCACCCGGCGGCAACCCGCTCCTACCGGTACCAGGCGGCGGCACTCCAGGCGTACAGCGCGATGGTCGCGGCCACGCAGACGATGACCACCCAGGATCCGAAGCCCGTGTGCCGTACGGTGCGCCGTCCGGTACGCGGAGCCCGCTTGCGACCGGCATGTGCGGACCGGGCCGGGCGGGCCGGCCGCGGCGAGCCCCCGGAGCGTACGGAGAACCGCCTGGTCCGCGCTGCGGGCGCGAGGGCTGGGGGAACCACGCGCGGCGAAGGGTCCGCGGCGGCCTCGGCGAGCAGCCGGCGGCAGACGGCGGCCAGTTCGGCCGTACCGGCCTCGACGCGCATCACCGCCTCCGAGCGCGCGGGAGCCGTCGTGCCGCCGTCGAGTATGCGGCCGGCGCGCAGGAGGATCTCGTCGCGGCCGCCGCTCGGTGCCAGGCTGATCCAGCGCCGGACGTGCTCGCCCCGGATGACCACGCCTCCCGCGCGGTCCCGGTAGACGGTGTGCTCACGCCACAGGACGTCCGCCAACTCTGCGGCAGTCTCTCTCAGTTGCCCACTCACGCTCTCCCCCGCTCTGCCGTACGCCGCTCGAACAAGCACCGCACTCTAGCGTCAGGCGCGGACCGAGACACGCGCGGGATCCTCGCCGCGTCACGGGTTTCACAACTCTGGTGAGACAGCAATACTGTTGCACCGAACCGGCGCACGCAGGGAGCGAGGAAGACGATGGCGACCGAAACCGAGGGGCCGACGCTGACCGTCGACGAGCTGGCCGCCCGCGCGGGCGTCACCGTCCGCACCATCCGGTTCTACAGCACCCGCGGTCTGCTGCCGCC
The genomic region above belongs to Streptomyces marianii and contains:
- a CDS encoding cation diffusion facilitator family transporter, translated to MTGQGHTHGHAEDHTAGRPGGPAGDRGHEHGNLHGRGQGHGRGHHHHHHHGERIDAALEGSAEGLRTLWLSFAVLTATTAVQAVIAALSGSVALLGDTVHNATDALTALPLALAFVLGRRAATRRYTYGFGRAEDLAGVFVVLVIAASAAFAGYEAVRRLLDPQDVTHLPAVAAAGLVGFAGNEWVARVRIRTGRRIGSAALVADGLHARTDGFTSLAVLLGAGGAALGWRYADPLIGLVITGAILLVLRGAAREIWHRLMDAVDPALVDAAEHALAHVAGVRAVGAVRMRWIGHTLRAETSVEVDPGLTVVQAHAVAVAAEHALLHAVPRLAGTTVHIDHAGTAGQDPHAELDHHIAR